CCATGCAATAGAGATGTTGCGAGGGCCTGCTTCTATAGTACTATCTATTTGAGTAGAGTGAGGAGCTCTTCTCATAGAGGACAACAACAGCATTGGGCTCAATCCATGAAGATGAAGAAGAAACAAGATATCGCTACAGGGTTCAGTGTTAGTCCAAAGTCGGATTCAGGTACTCGTACAGGGGACAAGGTAGTTTTACCGTTAAATGAACCCCCGGCGGAAAATGACCAATGCAACACcattgaaaagaaagaaaaggttcAAGGGGACAAAACCAAAACCATGTCTAGAATGAAGGAGCTGTTGAGATGGGCTGCTGCTAAGAAACCGGAGAAATTAGGCGGGAAGTTCATCGGCAGAAAGGTAAATGAAAAAGCTTGTCTTCGAAATCTTCATTTGTTTAAGGATTGTGTAGTTTAAAAGAGTTCAAATTTGTTGACAGGTTTTACAGTTTAGGAGCCGTGAAGCAATGAAAGGAGTGTCGGGTGATCATGATCAATTGAGCAATGAGTCACCTAAGATAAGCTTGAGATGGGATGTCCAGAGCTCCTCCACTACTTCCTCAGCCTATTCTGGAATCACAGTGACTTCTTCGTTGAGAAATGATGAAACCTGCAATATATTATCATTGAATTCAACTCCTATGCATGGCTTAAACCGTTGTTGTAGCAGGAGAGGGAATTGGATAACTACAGACTCTGAATGTAAGagttacatatatatgtatatatatgtgtgtctaTGTATTCTTATGGTGTTCAAGTCACTTAATAATGTTTGTATGTTGTTGTGGACACAGTTGTGGTGCTTGAGCTGTGACGATATGAGATAAAGAGGAGGTGATGGTAGGCTGAAGCTGAAAATTTTCTTTTGGGGGGGAGtgcaaaaagggaaagaaaagaaatactCCATTGGTATAGGCTTAgatttgattaattaaagttGATTGGTTATTTGTTGAGATATTTTAGGTATTATCCAGTTAGATGTAGAAATATCAGTGCTATGGATCTGAAATGTAACATCGAAGACTACTCAAGATTATTGACCTACGTGCCCAAGCTGAGCACCGACTTCAATCCATTTTCCATCGCATGAAGTTAACGCCATCTATTGTTAGAAAACAGGCTTTTTAAGCTTAATATAGGCACTGTATCTATACGTCTCGTTAGTACATGCCTTTGTCACAAGCAATGTTTCTTCATAACATAgattataaaaaattgataatttaaatTTCTAACTACAAACATTTAATTAGAATTTGTTTGCATAataatattttaagtaaattaaagtaatctttaaaattttacaatattATACTTACATTCTATTTCTTTACTATGTCTCTATCGAATCAATTCACATGTAATATAAtgttttatcatcttttcattggTTTAAAGTTgtctcttttttaaaaaattttaattttttacttaattattaaaacaaaacatcaaGCGAATATTGAAGGCAATATTAAGATTAGGGATGGTGATGGAGCAAGATGAGGTGAATATCGTTAAATCCATCACCGCTCCATAGTTGGCACACTTAGCTCCACCACCCGTCTCACTCCAATATGGATGCATAATCTTGAAAATCATTACCACCTCTATGAATA
This is a stretch of genomic DNA from Gossypium arboreum isolate Shixiya-1 chromosome 11, ASM2569848v2, whole genome shotgun sequence. It encodes these proteins:
- the LOC108488814 gene encoding uncharacterized protein LOC108488814 isoform X1, which gives rise to MQQILQWLFKVAHEQGRENTEDQEDKSKDIVFSKHRRSRSKKFNKYFKPIIFPCNRDVARACFYSTIYLSRVRSSSHRGQQQHWAQSMKMKKKQDIATGFSVSPKSDSGTRTGDKVVLPLNEPPAENDQCNTIEKKEKVQGDKTKTMSRMKELLRWAAAKKPEKLGGKFIGRKVLQFRSREAMKGVSGDHDQLSNESPKISLRWDVQSSSTTSSAYSGITVTSSLRNDETCNILSLNSTPMHGLNRCCSRRGNWITTDSEFVVLEL
- the LOC108488814 gene encoding uncharacterized protein LOC108488814 isoform X2, producing MQILQWLFKVAHEQGRENTEDQEDKSKDIVFSKHRRSRSKKFNKYFKPIIFPCNRDVARACFYSTIYLSRVRSSSHRGQQQHWAQSMKMKKKQDIATGFSVSPKSDSGTRTGDKVVLPLNEPPAENDQCNTIEKKEKVQGDKTKTMSRMKELLRWAAAKKPEKLGGKFIGRKVLQFRSREAMKGVSGDHDQLSNESPKISLRWDVQSSSTTSSAYSGITVTSSLRNDETCNILSLNSTPMHGLNRCCSRRGNWITTDSEFVVLEL